The following are encoded together in the Acidimicrobiales bacterium genome:
- a CDS encoding EAL domain-containing protein, translating into MADANSGTPQPSAGGADATITAPVDAPLPEAPTTAAADTGADWRTAAFAAAPVGIVLFDFTGRVLDANPAFAELVERRASQAREMNLLDIVAPNFLQATNERLAAAAAGSCTSLSLEFRVQVSGGPVRHVAGEASVLPGRDGRPVGAMAHVRDVTAERRAADSLRRADEQLDAVSAGTTLVAFSFSPEGAVRTWSPAAARAFGWPVASVLGRAVPLTDYVDPWGGRREGFGGDEVATVDATGHRPDGSLFRCRLSLAPLLDEHGRRVATVAMMNDTGRRLPVEATPAPQDQPYRVLLHKMADTVTVLDAEGNLLYSTSEMKEILGYPAEFWDERSAFDLAHPEDLDQANALLRRVVDTPGLSQTGEFRARRADGRWEAIEFTGMNLLDDEEVGGIIVTTRSISDRRPVGLSSSDHDVLELGARLAHQVMHDPLTGLPNRALLVDRIDQALGRGPSAQQPSAAVLLVDLDRFKVINDGLGHQAGDELLVRVAVRLEQALADVGAVVGRFGGDQFVVVVDHPDGSAGAQAIAARLRAAMREPFTVERGEALLTASIGIALAGPGDDSDALLRNAAAAMYRAKDRGRDRAVVFDDELRVRLLDRLHFENDLRHAIDHGELTLSYQPTVSLESGRVIGVEALLRWTHPERGAVGPAEFVPVAEESGLIVPLGAWVLNEAIGQAADWLREVPGHPHFLLSVNLSPRQLNSPDLVPLLQGLLERHQWPADFLALELTENVLMDDVDTSMEVLHALKGLGVRLAIDDFGTGYSSLSYLERFPFDIVKIDQSFVNGLGSTGGGLAITAAVVLMARSLGLVTVAEGVETKGQSAVLQSLGCDWGQGYHFARPLPAAEAGALLHANV; encoded by the coding sequence ATGGCGGACGCCAACTCCGGCACCCCACAACCGAGCGCGGGCGGCGCCGACGCCACGATCACCGCACCCGTCGACGCGCCCCTCCCCGAGGCGCCCACGACCGCTGCTGCGGACACCGGTGCCGACTGGCGGACCGCCGCCTTCGCCGCCGCCCCGGTGGGCATCGTCCTGTTCGACTTCACGGGCCGGGTCCTCGACGCCAACCCTGCCTTCGCCGAGCTGGTCGAGCGCCGCGCCAGCCAGGCGCGCGAGATGAACCTGCTCGACATCGTCGCCCCCAACTTCCTCCAAGCCACCAACGAGCGCCTCGCGGCTGCGGCGGCGGGCAGCTGCACCAGCCTGAGCCTCGAATTCCGGGTACAGGTCAGCGGAGGGCCGGTGCGCCACGTCGCCGGCGAGGCCTCGGTGCTGCCCGGGCGCGACGGGCGCCCCGTCGGCGCCATGGCCCACGTCCGCGACGTCACCGCCGAGCGCCGCGCCGCCGACAGCCTCCGGCGAGCCGACGAGCAGCTCGACGCCGTCTCCGCCGGCACCACTCTGGTGGCCTTCAGCTTCAGCCCCGAAGGCGCCGTGCGCACCTGGAGCCCGGCGGCGGCCCGCGCCTTCGGCTGGCCCGTGGCCAGCGTGCTGGGCCGGGCCGTCCCCCTCACCGACTACGTCGACCCGTGGGGCGGGCGCCGCGAGGGCTTCGGGGGCGACGAGGTCGCCACCGTCGACGCCACCGGCCATCGTCCCGACGGCTCGCTCTTCCGCTGTCGACTCAGCCTCGCCCCCCTGCTGGACGAGCACGGCCGCCGGGTGGCCACCGTCGCCATGATGAACGACACCGGCCGGCGCCTCCCCGTGGAGGCCACGCCGGCCCCGCAGGACCAGCCCTACCGGGTGCTCCTGCACAAGATGGCCGACACCGTCACCGTCCTCGACGCGGAGGGCAACCTCCTGTACAGCACCAGCGAGATGAAGGAGATCCTCGGCTACCCGGCCGAATTCTGGGACGAGCGCAGCGCCTTCGACCTCGCCCACCCCGAGGACCTCGACCAGGCCAACGCCCTCCTGCGGCGGGTCGTCGACACCCCCGGTCTCAGCCAGACCGGCGAGTTCCGGGCCCGGCGGGCCGACGGACGGTGGGAGGCCATCGAGTTCACCGGCATGAACCTGCTCGACGACGAAGAGGTCGGCGGCATCATCGTCACCACCCGCAGCATCTCCGACCGCCGCCCGGTCGGGCTCTCCTCGAGCGACCACGACGTGCTCGAGCTCGGGGCCCGCCTCGCCCACCAGGTGATGCACGACCCCCTCACCGGCCTGCCCAACCGGGCCCTGCTGGTCGACCGGATCGACCAGGCACTCGGTCGAGGTCCGTCCGCCCAGCAGCCCTCGGCCGCCGTGCTCCTCGTCGACCTCGACCGCTTCAAGGTCATCAACGACGGCCTCGGCCACCAGGCCGGGGACGAGCTGCTCGTCCGTGTGGCCGTCCGCCTCGAGCAGGCGCTCGCGGACGTCGGTGCCGTCGTCGGGCGCTTCGGCGGCGACCAGTTCGTGGTGGTCGTCGATCACCCCGACGGGTCGGCCGGCGCCCAGGCCATCGCCGCTCGCTTGCGAGCCGCCATGCGCGAGCCCTTCACCGTCGAGCGCGGCGAGGCCCTCCTCACCGCCAGCATCGGCATCGCCCTCGCCGGCCCCGGCGACGACAGCGACGCGCTCCTGCGCAACGCCGCCGCCGCCATGTACCGGGCCAAGGACCGGGGCCGTGACCGCGCCGTGGTGTTCGACGACGAGCTGCGGGTGCGCCTGCTCGACCGACTGCACTTCGAGAACGACCTGCGCCACGCCATCGACCACGGCGAGCTCACCCTCTCGTACCAGCCCACGGTGTCGCTCGAGAGCGGCCGGGTCATCGGCGTCGAGGCCCTCCTGCGCTGGACCCATCCCGAGCGCGGTGCCGTCGGCCCCGCCGAGTTCGTGCCCGTGGCCGAGGAGTCGGGCCTCATCGTCCCCCTCGGGGCCTGGGTGCTCAACGAGGCCATCGGCCAGGCCGCCGACTGGCTGCGCGAGGTCCCCGGGCACCCCCACTTCCTGCTGTCGGTCAACCTCTCACCCCGCCAGCTCAACTCCCCCGACCTGGTCCCGCTGCTCCAGGGCCTGCTCGAGCGCCACCAGTGGCCCGCCGACTTCCTGGCCCTCGAGCTCACCGAGAACGTGCTCATGGACGACGTCGACACCTCCATGGAGGTGCTGCACGCCCTCAAGGGCCTCGGCGTGCGCCTGGCCATCGACGACTTCGGCACCGGGTACTCCTCGCTCAGCTACCTCGAGCGCTTCCCCTTCGACATCGTGAAGATCGACCAGTCCTTCGTGAACGGCCTGGGTTCGACCGGCGGCGGCCTCGCCATCACCGCCGCCGTGGTGCTCATGGCCCGCTCGCTCGGCCTCGTCACCGTGGCCGAAGGGGTCGAGACCAAGGGCCAGAGCGCCGTGCTCCAGAGCCTCGGCTGCGACTGGGGCCAGGGTTACCACTTCGCCCGCCCCCTGCCGGCGGCCGAGGCCGGCGCCCTCCTCCACGCCAACGTGTAG